The following proteins are co-located in the Rattus norvegicus strain BN/NHsdMcwi chromosome X, GRCr8, whole genome shotgun sequence genome:
- the Rbbp7 gene encoding histone-binding protein RBBP7, with protein sequence MASKEMFEDTVEERVINEEYKIWKKNTPFLYDLVMTHALQWPSLTVQWLPEVTKPEGKDYALHWLVLGTHTSDEQNHLVVARVHIPNDDAQFDASHCDSDKGEFGGFGSVTGKIECEIKINHEGEVNRARYMPQNPHIIATKTPSSDVLVFDYTKHPAKPDPSGECNPDLRLRGHQKEGYGLSWNSNLSGHLLSASDDHTVCLWDINAGPKEGKIVDAKAIFTGHSAVVEDVAWHLLHESLFGSVADDQKLMIWDTRSNTTSKPSHLVDAHTAEVNCLSFNPYSEFILATGSADKTVALWDLRNLKLKLHTFESHKDEIFQVHWSPHNETILASSGTDRRLNVWDLSKIGEEQSAEDAEDGPPELLFIHGGHTAKISDFSWNPNEPWVICSVSEDNIMQIWQMAENIYNDEESDVTTSELEGQGS encoded by the exons ATGGCGAGTAAAGAGA TGTTTGAAGATACTGTGGAGGAGCGTGTCATCAACGAAGAATATAAAATCTGGAAGAAGAATACACCGTTTCTGTATGACCTGGTTATGACCCATGCTCTTCAGTGGCCCAGTCTTACCGTTCAGTGGCTTCCTGAAGTGACTAA ACCAGAAGGAAAGGATTATGCCCTTCATTGGCTAGTGCTGGGTACCCATACATCTGATGAGCAGAATCATCTGGTGGTTGCTCGAGTTCATATTCCCAATGATGATGCACAGTTTGATGCTTCCCATTGTGACAGTGACAAGGGAG AATTTGGTGGCTTTGGTTCTGTAACAGGAAAAATTGAATGtgaaattaaaattaatcatGAAGGAGAAGTAAATCGCGCTCGTTATATGCCACAGAACCCACACATCATTGCCACAAAAACACCATCTTCTGATGTTTTGGTTTTTGACTATACAAAACACCCTGCAAAACCAG ATCCAAGTGGAGAGTGTAATCCTGATCTTAGATTAAGAGGTCACCAAAAGGAAGGCTATGGTCTCTCCTGGAATTCTAATTTGAGTGGACATCTCCTGAGTGCATCTGATGACCAT ACTGTCTGCCTCTGGGATATAAATGCAGGACCAAAGGAAGGCAAAATTGTGGATGCTAAAGCAATCTTTACTGGCCACTCAGCTGTTGTAGAGGATGTGGCCTGGCATCTGCTGCATGAGTCCTTGTTTGGATCTGTTGCTGATGATCAGAAACTTATGAT ATGGGACACCAGATCCAATACTACTTCTAAGCCCAGCCATTTGGTGGATGCACACACTGCGGAGGTCAACTGCCTCTCATTCAATCCCTACAGCGAGTTTATTCTGGCAACTGGCTCTGCAGATAAG acTGTAGCTTTATGGGACCTGCGTAATCTGAAACTAAAACTCCACACCTTTGAATCCCATAAGGATGAAATTTTTCAG GTCCACTGGTCTCCACATAATGAAACTATTCTGGCTTCAAGTGGTACTGATCGCCGCCTGAATGTGTGGGATTTAAG taAAATTGGAGAAGAACAATCAGCAGAAGATGCAGAGGATGGGCCTCCAGAGCTCCTG tttattcatggaggaCACACTGCCAAGATTTCTGACTTCAGTTGGAACCCCAATGAACCTTGGGTCATTTGctctgtgtctgaagataacaTCATGCAGATATGGCAAATG GCTGAAAATATTTACAATGATGAAGAGTCAGATGTCACGACATCGGAACTGGAGGGGCAAGGATCTTAA